From one Glycine max cultivar Williams 82 chromosome 20 unlocalized genomic scaffold, Glycine_max_v4.0 Gm20_scaffold_142, whole genome shotgun sequence genomic stretch:
- the LOC121174481 gene encoding uncharacterized protein, translating to MVWYRRKTKMFVDPNNANTAALGEVVETLQYMVSPQGRNTWTVDDLVPYVDKLAIISEEQERITEPVSHGPASEREFPAPEFHILQSSVETRGIGRRREPVEAEQYSQQMMERGHGMYYTPATFSEYPSQMYQYPFVGHDTDTSETSHSFGGVAETQAHFSWPTMTPSQQHDASMATPNAPFAPQWNVPGAIPDMGDLLGVDLRQEFSAEAEQAEAGRQRGGRRNPDRQARRWDRPCGTSSRHHGHHND from the exons ATGGTGTGGTATAGGCGtaaaacaaagatgtttgtcgACCCAAACAATGCAAACACAGCTGCATTG GGTGAAGTTGTGGAGACTTTACAAtatatggtgtcaccacaagggAGGAACACGTGGACggttgatgatctcgtgccttacGTGGATAAGTTAGCGATTATATctgaagagcaagagagaatcactgagccagtgtcacatggtccagcatcagAGCGTGAATTCCCAGCCCCAGAGTTTCACATtcttcagtcaagtgttgaaactcgggGCATAGGCAGACGAAGGGAGCCTGTTGAAGCCGAAcaatattcccaacaaatgaTGGAGCGTggtcatggaatgtattacacgccagcAACATTTTCCGAATATCCttcacagatgtatcagtatccttttgTAGGTCATGATACTGATACTTCTGAGACCTCACATTCGTtcggtggtgttgcggaaacacaagctcatttttcatggcccacTATGACTCCTTCACAACAGCACGATGCCTCCATGGCAACACCTAACGCCCCATTTGCTCCGCAATGGAATGTACCCggagcaatacctgatatgggcgacttattaggtgttgatttgcgtcagGAGTTTTCTGCAGAGGCTGAGCAAGCAGAAGCGGGGAGACAACGCGGCGgaagaagaaatcctgatcgtcaagcgcgaagatgggatcgaccatgtggcacatcctcacgacatcacggacaccataatgattga